The Glycine soja cultivar W05 chromosome 15, ASM419377v2, whole genome shotgun sequence region cattttcttacgTTTCTATATATATGCTACACCTCTTATCAGCCTTTTGCAATCCGTTATCTGtttctgatatatatatatatgttcatgATCTGTTTCTGATACTGTCTCCTTTAACTTATTATTAAAGTCATATTTAGcaattaatattaaaacaaCTCCTAATTATCATTTGATCTGACAatattttacacaaaaaaataacaataaaaacaaattaataatataaaaaccttTGTACTAATAGTCAATGAAAATTAAACACTTTTATGAAACTCCCATAAAAAAACCAGCTGAAAAACATAACCAATTTGCTCATTTCCTCTTTAGCTTGTGTTGCGAAAACACGAGAGTGAACTTTCGAAACTTTATTTTGACTTCTCCCTATACATAGTGTGAgtgtttcaaattcaaaatactaATTCCAAGACGGCTTCTAGCATGCGAGAGAAGTACAGGTCCTGCATCGTGTGAAAGTTTTGTGGACCGTCGGATATTGGAGTCACATAACATAAGGTGGAGATTCTCTAGGAGGAAATGCAGTGGATCACCGCAAAATCTCTGATTCTCACTCTACCAGCAGCAACGAGGCAAGGGTGTCAAAAGAGTTATTCATAATTACTGgaattatattatttagttctttttgttttgtatcATAACCTCACGTTGTAATTGATGCTTATGTTGAAGGTAGTCATGGAAGAGCAAAAAGAATGAAAACGAAAAAAAGGAGAAACCGCATGCAGACTTTTTTCTCCAAAGCAATTGCATGCATTGCTCCTCTCGTATTGCTACAGTTCACCTGGAAattcacattaatttttttaaaaaaagtaaattgtaATCAGGTGTTGTCATTCCCACATAATCTGAACCTTCTCTCAAGTACAACTCTCTTATCCGACGATCCACAAAACTTTGCCACCGTGAAGGACCTATATTCCTCTCGCATGCTAGAAACCATCTAATTTCAGTTTCTCAGCTGCTTAAGCTATTTAAGTCACATGCAAGGCttactttttaattatgaaaaaggaATAAACCATCTTGGAGTTTGCGGTATATGGTACATTTTTCATCCGAACAAGACTATAATTTATAGCTGAAGTAATGATTATggtttaaaacttattaaaaaaacccAGCCTTCTTAAAGATCGACatcattatttgttaatattttaagtatttatagCATCTTATCTctttaataactaattaatttggTCCTAATGTATTTGTAGGCATAAACCTTCGTCTCAGAATACAGTTAGCTAGCTATACAACAAATTACAAGTCAAATGTCTATTTATACTTCTCCcatattattgatataaatgAGTTTTACGTACAGAAAACGAAAGCGATAGAGACACCATATGAGTCCATATTGTCCGACATGGAAAAGTTAGCCAGAGCtggaggaaaaggaaaaaaaataaaaggtcttGATCATGAAGCCTAATTTTAGATGATTATCACCGGAGAAGAAGTTATTAAGTAGTTTAGGATTACCACTTGTTTACCATCCCAACTAGTTTTTACGtttcatatttttaactttttaaatttacaaaaagaaattaggaaatttttttattatgttcagGAGATTAATAAGGACTATAATGATTTCGACCACATCATGATTTCTCCAACAAACAGACATTTTTATCTCATTGGGACCTACATACTCCTATACTTTTcatatatctttttaatttgttgctaatttcaaaagatacttttacttattttgtgacatttttaacatattatgtttagaagaaattaaattttatattggaTTGATGTGAACATTATAGTCTTGTATTTCATGAGTTGagttttactatttatttatttttgttaactaGGCTATTATAAAATGTTTTGGAAGCTCACCGCCGTGAATGTTGCTAAACCATGGagtctatatattttttatacttttaataatcaatattttttcttatattcttatataaaaataattttctcaacAGTCAACACATACTTACACATATAGGAGGTGATCTATAGTCTGTACAAATATGAAAGCTAACAAGAGTTAGTCTTGAttgtcatatatatagatgctaacattattttaattaaatattacatcggttcctatttataagatatagttaataatttttttatccctattataagattttatttcgcattttttatttattaattattttttaagtttaattttaaccATGTATTTTGAATGTGACCAATATTTAGTCTTTTCGGTTTTCACAGTCATTTTTCACCTAATACACGTTATACATATAATTGGgttttttatgtaataattGGTGTTCTTCGTTCATACATGTTTGCTAAAAAATTGTGATGCTTTCATGGATATtgatacttttgtttttttgtcataCTTTTCAAGATTCATGAATTGAAATGATGGTAAGGTGTGAAATTACTATTGGTTACTGCGGATACATTGTCTTTAAAGCGTCTCACCCAACTCTGCCTACTGCACAGAAAGTAAAAGTCAAACGTTAATTTAATCAAGTACTGAGATTTCCTCCCATGATTTGTTTCCccttatgttttcttttaacatttctCCTATCAGATAGCCACCATTTATATAAACCTAACTCTACTCTTTTCGGCTTGGTCGCTACAGTTTACCTCCCTCTAGAAAATGTTaaagattttatattaaaaagttctTAAATATTTGATGGTGTGGGAGCCATTGTTAAATCATgtatgcttattaattaaaccCAACTTCGATCTCTGCAATCTACTAAAGATTATGATACGTTGATAAAGTTTTCGTGCTTGATAGCCTAGAGACGTTGTCATGTCATGTAACGCAATCATCATATAGTTTATTGCGTGaattattaaatacattttgtctccattttatttttttcttccctatGCCTAAAGAGagcatttatcttattttttagctCGTAACCATCCACAAGAAGGTGTCCACGTGTAGTAAACAGGCATTCGTGTACAAAGATTTGGTGGACTGCTGTCTCAgaatttgttaatatttgttaTGAGCTGTTCAATAGCTCCAACAaactttgaaaatttattttatttgttttatggcATTATTTCCAGATACGAGATCCGAAGCTTGCGCGAATAAAGAACTAGCACTACTATTTTAAGGTAATCACGCACACATCATCGTCTTCGGCTAGCTACTTCTATTGGTAAGAACTATATTCcagtataaatatttaattgattacgATCACATATAAATCCAATTAATTGGTGAAAGATAAGCAAACTACAATGCTATTGAATTTATAAAGAACACCTGGCCCTTGATGGAGCTCGAGAACTTTCCTGCATGAATTGGGGTTTAATTATATACTTAATAATCGTATAAATATTATGAAATAGGTAACGATCGAGTAGCCAATAGTTGAATGCCAAAAATGATTTCTGGATACGGAATGCAAACTCTAGAACTAAGTATTCAGAAAAATCCGTTTGCAATTTGATTCAACGCCACAACTATCATCTGAATAAGAAGCTCAAACAATTTAGTGTAGTATATCTCTCAAGAAAATCAAGGCTTTTGCATATATAGAAGGTAATAATTGGTAGGATTCTGCCGAAATCCAATTTATTTAGAAGAGTTATTTCAACTCAAATTGACAAACTTGTGTAAGCATTCATAATTCGAAATCAAAGCTTTTACATGTATAAACAAATGTTTCTGGAATTGTGTACATAATTCCGGAATGAGTAATTCGAAAGTGCTCAATTTTTTCGTCTATTCTGGACTCTCCAATCCGGAATTATAACTAgatccgtaaaaaaaaaaaaacaaagggtaTTTTTGTTCATTAGTTTCCTATGGGGTGCAGGAAGCAAAGGCCAGGTAGTGACTTTGAACTGGGCCACAGGCTGAAACAGTGAAACCCAAAGTTCACCCTTGCATCTTGAaacccaaaataaaatataaaactagcattttcttttatttaataaacagGAAGAATTAGGCAGTGGGTTTGATGTTGCTACAAAATGGCGGATATCAATTATAtttcatataaatgaaaatttaagaataCATGTGACAAAggttaaacaaaattaatcaaaagGTACAAATCATTTCACAAAATAATGAGGATGAATGAGCAATTCCCCGAACATCAAACTCTTGAAGTCTGATTGATAATCTGCAAAATCTTATTATGTAAATTGCCGTTGGCAACAAGGACACCGCCAGAGGGAAATATAATCCGCCGGCCAACATGATCCGCTGCAAGATCTATGTCGCTGCCTTTCCAGTCTGTTACCTGATCAAATTGGTTATTATCAAATGAAACAgttaaaaagaaaggaaaaaaaaaatggtcatCTTAAAAAAGTACACTTATTCATACAGTAATGTCTGGAACCATATACTAGTGTTCACGAATTATAAATCTCTGCTAAAACAAACTGACAGGCATTTCACAAATTCCAAGACTGGACAGAGTAACAGGGCAGAATTAAAAGGTTTGCACCGCTATGCACAACCCACTACACCTCATTATCGGTTTATCACTATGAGAATTCCTTTGCAGCACTAAGAAATGCACTATGCCAATGTACATCAAATAGCAAACCAACGCTTGTTTAATTAGATGAAAAACGTAATTTAAACTACCTGCCATCAGTTATAGGGGGCACAACAATTATCTACAGTAGTAATAGTTTCGGTGGAAATATTTGGAAGAAATTATTCATGCGGTCATACCTTCAACATGTCTAAAAGAAAACGAAAATGCGCAACAATACAAGATGATAGTATGAGATAATTTAACAGACACAAAAatggtaggaaaaaaaattaccttcCCACCAGCTTCATGAACACATATAATGCCAACAGCATGGTCCCATGCCTACACaagaccaaattaaaaaatatcactacGTAAATTATCCATCCAActataaacttaaaatattgaTAGGATACCTTTATAATAGTCTTCTCTTTTGCTCGGAGAATGAAAATAGATGCTCTACCAGAGGCCACCATCAAATACTTGCATAAACTGCATCGATCCATAACAATGTCAAGAAATGAgcaaatgaaagaaagaaaagattaaaaatcaaTGAAGCTAAAAGTTATTGGTGATATTATCACCATGAGATGAAACTATCAACGAATTGCAAAATAGTTATCCCAGTTAATTGAATTAGTAATTACTGATTAGAGCAATAACTTCTCTGTTTAAACTTCAAATATAAGATATTAACAAAGACTTCCTTTCAAAGAGCAGACTACAAttctactaaaaaaaacaaacctcAGGAAATGTAAGCAGTAAAATTAGAATAAGAAATAACACAAACTAATGATTGCTTTGGATTTTGCCAGCTACTCCACACATTACTTCATAGAACATCAATTATCAGAAAAGTTGATTGAGTGTAATCAAGTAAAAACACATATATAGATAATATTTGAGACCTTCCACAACATGCCCCCAAAAGAAGAATTTGGTTGCTCCCTACATTGTCAGCATTGCTTGTGGCATTAAATAAAGAAGTCAGGGGCAGTGATTCCCATGTTTGACTATCTGGAATACAGAAGCGTGCTTTATGTATTATGTCAGATCCATCAACAAAACATCTGGTCCATACACCAGATGATTTGAGTTGGCTATTCAAACTTTTCATCCATGTTCCACAGCCTTTATGAGCAATCATTACAGTTCCTGATCCACCAAGAGAATCCCAACCCTCCTCAATCTCAACAGAGGATTTCTCAGATAAATCTTCCTCCCAGTTAGGGCAGCCCATAACACCAATTACAATCTCTCCTTCAACCACAAGAGCCAAACCAACCTGTAATTTTTGGAAATGCCTTAGACAAATTTCAAGATAATAATTACCAAGTCAGATCAACATATGATGCACTGTGAAGAAAATAACATTCGCTGCAAGAATTCCTTATCCAAAGACATACATGCACAGCTTATTTACCCACTCCTCGAGAGGAAATTACATCATAACTCAAGCACTATCACACGGTTTACCATACAACAAAGAGCTCTTCCAGATGAAACCTCTAAGATTTCTCTCTGTTATATACTACTATATGAAAAGAACTTCAAAAGGTATAACCTACATTATGACTTACCACATATAAGGCTTTGCCAGCCTTTAGAAAACCACGTGTGCCATCAATTGGGTCAAGCACCTGTATTTATTCAATGGAGTGAACTTCCCATAAGTTATGATGGGAAaaaccaaacatgagaaataacTATATAAATATCCAATATTAACCTTTAAATAGATAATGTCCTAATGGCTAATAGAAATCAACTTGTAGAAGTATGTAGTTTTCATAAAACAGCCAAAATAATTACCACCATTTTCTCATCTCCAGGAATGCAATGTGAACAAACATCTCATACAACAACATAGAAAATGAAGCCAtgaatcaaatttttaagaagCTATACTGCATCATTTTACAGCATTTAATTGAACGGCTTAGATATGCCCACCCAATATGTGGCCGGCTTTGATCCAAATACGAAAGCATCCTTGCCCCCTCTATCAATTGCTTCGAGTACATCATCTTGTGTCAATGGTTTACAAGTGGAGCTAGCTGTATCAGTTACTGCATCAAGCACAGTACCTGCCAAGTTTCTTGTTCGCAAGAAAGCAGAGTCCTCTTCAGCCACCAAAGGTATAGAAGGGAACAGCTTATTTAACTCTGTTTTGACAACCACATAAGatataaaaccaaaattttCAATCCCTGTGAACGAATAATAACTTGACAAATCATTTTCAAGGCTACATGCTAATCCTAATACTACGCTAATTACATTAGTAGTTTAGTACAAGGAAAATATACTGTAGCAAACTAGTGTTTACAATTACACTTTAGATGACTCACGTTGACAAGAAATTATGAGGATTAATCAGAGTTCATTAGCAGTTTTTAAGTTTCACCGAGTCCTTTAAATTAACGTTCATCATATTGTTGTTATATCCCCatatagaagagaaacttaagtAGAACTACAATTGACCACATTAAGGGCCTGCTTAgataaacttctccataagtatttgtagaagaaaataggaaagaaaaatcaaacaagcttccccataaactaaaattagcttatgtaagttaaaaataattttttgaaaaagctAATATGAGAGAGCTTCTACAAATTATCTTATGGAGAAGCTTATTTCTTGTTTCCTTCGTATTTTCTTACAAGTGCTTatgaagaagtttatccaaacattaCAATTACACCATATTGGTTTGATTTATATAGGCATcacaattaagaaaaatgttaagcTACTTGTTATATTTGACATGAGACTAAGTTAATACCGAAACTTATGAGTGCTTGAACTCCAAAATCTGCCACAGTAACAGGAGTCTGGTCATTTTTCTCAAGAACCTTTCCATCAGTTGAGAACAAGGATGATTTGACCTGCAGAGTGCGGACACTTCACTAAAGTCACAATGCGCATAAAATCCAATTGTAGCAGAATCAATTCTGACGATTCCCCatacacacaaaaaattaagaacaactacagaccaacaaaaaaaaaaggagagaaagaagGTTATTACATTAAGACAGAGACGGCAAGCCCTCTGAACAACGTCAATAGCGGCTTGAAGCTCTTTGTAATGCTTTGCGTTTTGCTGCGGAAATGGCAGGGTCGCCCTAATGGATTGTAAATCGAAACGAGGGGAAATTCAGGCTTTGACTTTGAGAGAAAATGGAAGAGTTTTCATTTTAtggaaaacaaaattgattgaaGAGACCTTACGTTGAAGCGACGACTACGAGTTGCGCCACCGTTAAATAATCGGACGGCGGAGACAGGTGAACGCAGGATATCCATCGCCATCAGTGTCGACTGTCGAGCGTTGAGGAGAGGAGAAACACAAAATAGTGCCAAGGAGATGCCTGGTTGGtaatgaaaatgaatttaaattacatttttttttaaagtttaatatcCATAAATtgcttaaacaaataaaatataaaagtatataatttagattatttttaaatataataattttttccactaactttttaaatgaattttttattaaaaaaataattaattccaaaatttaagttatatatatatataggaatggATGACGGgggttttaaaaaatagaaactagTAACATTACCtctatttttattatacaaTTAATTCTATATGTTGTATCGGTAAAACTTACATCAATAAAGGAGTTATAATTCTTATCATGTTGTGCAaaatgagaaatatgtaaatttcattaaaaatgtatttttttttagagattacaaatattttttaactaaatacCCTAAATTAAACTGAAATAATTATGTGACGGTTAGACTACATCCTAagtgattttaaattataatatcattttattaatcATAATCCCTTTAAAGTGTTGACAAATAATATTGTTAATtctagcaaaaaaaaattacacatgattttaaaaacattatctacattaataaataatttagtaGACACAAATGATATCCTttcatattcaaataatttggTGAACGGGCGGTATTTCATCTAGTAAAGAGATTGAACTAGACAAGGAACAAGGCCAACCTTAATTCTTTTGAAACCTGTGCTCATTGCAAAAGTCACGTACTAACTCACTCACTCAAATAATACTTAGGATTTCgcatattaacaaattaaatctCCATTTATCTAAAGGTCAACTCCAATGAGCGACGTACTCCAGACATGGTATTCTAGATTACACCACACGACAACAGAAGCATGCATTACACATATAGCCCACTGCAACATAAACCTCTCATGTGTACCAGTCttaatatataacaattaaataaataacgaaTGATGAGCCCGATATTAAAATAAAGGGCAAGATTTGGATTTGCATTAGTATAATATATATGCAGTACAtggtattattttattataaaataaagaatcttCCTCGAGACtaattggataaaaaatttgCTTACAGCGATtaattagaaggaaaaaaatgttagaatgtgattaaaataattagaaggGAAAAAATGTTAGAATGTGATTATAATAACTAGCAATTAGAAAGTGAATTGTGGGTTGTTATTAGAAAGTGAATAAGCTAGTTTTAGTGAATATACTACATAAATAACCTTTGATTCTTTCATTATGCAGTACTGattttgaataacaaaattttaattcttttacatCTTTTTCTCATATTTCATGTGTGAATCTGTTATTGTTCTAACAAATTGGTATCAAGAGCTAAGGTTTTGATTAAGGGATCCTTGTGACACACACGATGAGATCAACTAGCGTGATTTTTTCAACAAATCTTCTCGTTCTCATTGGAAAGAACTGGGATCGGTGGCGTGTGCAGATGAAGGCATTCCTGGGCTATCAAGAAGTTGCAGAAATCGTTGAAAAAGGTTATCCAACGCTCACTGAAGATTCCACAGATGCATAGAAGGCGCTTcacaaagaaaacaagaagaaagaTCGTAAAGCGACCTTCCCGATTCATCAATGTGTTGATGAGGCGCACTTTGAGAAGATTGCAGGCACTGCAACTTCACAAGAAGTGTGGAAGATCCTGGAGAAATGCAATGAAGGCGCAAAGCAATTGAAGAAGGTGAGGTTACAGACGATGAGGCGTCAATACGAATTGATGCAAATGAAGAATAATGAAAAGATAGTTGAATTTTTCAACAGAATCATTACTCACACAAATGCCATGAAGAATTATGGTGAGAAAATTTCAGATCAATCAATTATAGAAAAGATTTTGAGAACACTCAATCCCAAATTCGACCACATTGTTGTAGCCATTGAAGAATCAAAGAAGCTCGAGGAATTACAGGTAGAAGAACTTCAAGGTTCTCTTGAGGCACATGAGCATAGACTCATTGAAAGAGGTTCAGAGAAGTCTGGTGATCATCAAGCACTCCAGGCTCATACATTAGGAAGAGGAGGCCATAACTTCAAAGGAAATTTTCGAGGTTGAGGCCATGGGAGAAATTCCAAAGGTGGCTTTGGAAGAAACACTTGAAGCCAAGATTAAGGAAAGATTGATCAAGATCAACCAGAAAGCTCCAGTAGAAGAGGGAGTTTCAGTAATTGGCGAGgaggaaagaaaaaggtaattgacaggaaaaaaaattcaatgtttTAACTGTAATCGGATTGAACATTTTTCCATAGAATGTGTAGTTGCACCAAGTCACATAGATCATCGGGGGAGTCAGTCACATAGTGATCATGAGGAAAACATGGCCAAAGAAGAGAATGAAGCAAATCCTAAAAAACAATCTTTGATGCTGATGATGATCACCAATTCAGAATCTCATAACAATGAAATTTGGTACATAGATTTTAGGTGTTCAAATCATATGACAGGACATCGTGATTGGCTTGTTAATTTTGATGCAAAGAAGAAGAGCACAATAAGATGTGCGGACAATAGAGTCATTCAGACTGAGGGTGCTGGGAATGTGTTAGTCACAAGACAAGATGGAAGACAAACAATGATCTCAGATATGCTTTATGTTTCTGGAATGAAGAGTAACGTGATCACTATGGGTCAGCTCTTGGAGAAGGGATTCTCAATGAATACGACTAATGGTTTTTTGGAAATCTATGACACAACAAAGAGAATGACCATGAAAGCCCCTTTTGAGGATTCTTTCACATCTTTTTCTTATATCTCTTATGTGAATCTGTTATTGTTCTAGAAAAAGACATAACCAAAGTTCCTGAACCCTAAGTTTTGACCCAAAATATCTTCTCATTAATCCTACTTGAATATTCCTTTTGAATCCTGCCCAAGGCGCCCACAGAGTTAGTAGCCACAAACACACAGCCACTAGTTTAATTATATACCTATGTTATCCATGTATAAATATTTGCAGATCGTGATTACATCCATAATTCAAGTGCCTATATATTACATATACACACTGCTCTCCATTTCTGTAGCTAGCTTTTCTCATTTTTCGCTACTGCTAACATGACTCGATTAAACATTTTTTCTCAATATTTCAGCACCACACAACACAAATAATTTGACAGAAATTAGAGACACCGGGATTTATGCAGAAAGCactgatattattttttaaaaaaaattaagattaatttgaaaaattaactaATCGGGAACACGTTCAATTCTTATTGCCaccatcataaaaaaaaaataaaaaaaatccgaaCATATATGTCTAGACAATGGCCATGCTTAAcataaattgattgaaaagttAGTTGATCATGcaaattttgttgaaaacatgTAAGAAGATCAGCATTGAAAAAGTTTTTAACTGAAGTTGGTAAGATTAActgttaaaataattgatacacataaaataacattaaaaaatatgtgttatgtatatatttgtctgtatatataataattaaaaattaaataaatttatcattattaggtaaagtaaataaatcaaatattcacatgtaatttatagaaaatatgGACATAATTAGAGAAGAGTAAAaaagattattgtttttttaaatttaacat contains the following coding sequences:
- the LOC114386516 gene encoding putative PAP-specific phosphatase, mitochondrial, which produces MAMDILRSPVSAVRLFNGGATRSRRFNVRATLPFPQQNAKHYKELQAAIDVVQRACRLCLNVKSSLFSTDGKVLEKNDQTPVTVADFGVQALISFELNKLFPSIPLVAEEDSAFLRTRNLAGTVLDAVTDTASSTCKPLTQDDVLEAIDRGGKDAFVFGSKPATYWVLDPIDGTRGFLKAGKALYVVGLALVVEGEIVIGVMGCPNWEEDLSEKSSVEIEEGWDSLGGSGTVMIAHKGCGTWMKSLNSQLKSSGVWTRCFVDGSDIIHKARFCIPDSQTWESLPLTSLFNATSNADNVGSNQILLLGACCGSLCKYLMVASGRASIFILRAKEKTIIKAWDHAVGIICVHEAGGKVTDWKGSDIDLAADHVGRRIIFPSGGVLVANGNLHNKILQIINQTSRV